In the genome of Coregonus clupeaformis isolate EN_2021a chromosome 1, ASM2061545v1, whole genome shotgun sequence, one region contains:
- the LOC123491570 gene encoding gastrula zinc finger protein XlCGF67.1-like, which translates to MVKVEEEEEDKALVVKKEEEEGGFAVKEEEEEEAIGVFILPDGNCNQWPVSGKSPSVSEEPQQQQQQQPKKQQQQPQEPHHSPLYCPDCGRSFVSPGILNVHRRIHQSRTIHTTTTGEPPHYCRDCGKTFDSAQYLNKHRLVHTAERTHHCSQCGRSFLRLQHLKDHRRTHSGEKPHYCSVCGKGFTKGRMLRTHQRLHAVEGLTSGMGRGG; encoded by the exons ATGGTCAaagtagaggaggaagaggaggacaaagCTCTTGTAGTtaaaaaagaagaagaggagggtggTTTTGCagtcaaagaagaagaagaggaagaagctaTTGGGGTTTTTATTCTTCCTG ACGGAAACTGCAACCAGTGGCCTGTCAGTGGGAAGAGTCCCTCTGTGTCAGaagaaccacaacaacaacaacaacaacaaccaaagaaacaacaacaacagccccaGGAACCCCACCACTCCCCTCTGTACTGCCCCGACTGTGGGAGGAGCTTCGTCAGCCCCGGGATACTGAACGTGCACcgcagaatccaccagagcagaacaatccacaccaccaccaccggtGAGCCGCCTCACTACTGCCGTGACTGCGGCAAGACCTTCGACAGCGCCCAATACCTCAACAAGCACCGTTTGGTTCACACAGCAGAGAGGAcgcaccactgctcccagtgtggccGGAGCTTCCTGAGACTCCAGCACCTCAAAGACCACCGGAGAACCCACAGCGGAGAGAAGCCTCACTACTGCTCCGTGTGCGGGAAGGGCTTCACCAAGGGCCGAATGCTCCGGACACACCAACGTCTGCATGCCGTGGAGGGGCTGACGTCGGGGATGGGACGGGGAGGGTAG